Genomic segment of Streptomyces zhihengii:
GCCGGTGAGCAGCCACAGCCCCTGGAGGGGGGCCCACAGCAGGTGCCGGACGGCCATCAGCGGGGCGAGGAGCACCCACAGGACGTGCCCGTAGTAGAGGGCGGCGGCGCCGGGGCCGCGGCGCCACATGAAGCCGCCCGTGAAGCACAGGTTGCGGATGAAGCTCTTCTTCCAGCGGACCTGCTGGCGCAGGAACGCCCGGACGCCGGCCGGCACGTCGGTGCCGACCCGGGCGGATGCCACGTAGCCGACCAGCCAGGGGCGCTCGGGGTAGTCCTCGCCGGTGACGAACGGGGAGCCGGCGTGACGTTCCTTCAGCCGTTTCCCGTGCCATGCCTGTCCGAGGACGTAGCCCGTGAGCTGCCGGTCGGTGGCGAAGCGGAAGGGGGCGCCGAGGAAGCGGTCCTCGGCCCAGGCGGGGAGGTAGTTCCAGACGGCGTCCCGGCGGAACGCGGCCAGCGGGCCGGAGACGCAGGTCACGGAGCCAAAGGCGGACTCGGCCGCCTTGGCGACGCGGAACTGGCCCTCGTACCAGACGTCCTGGATCCGGGCGAGCAGCGAGGCGTCCGTGTTCAGGGCCCGGCAGTGGCCGCTGACGGCGCCGAGGTGGGGGTTGCGCACCAGGGCGGTGACGCAGCGCCGGACGGCGTCGGGCGCGAGGACGCAGTCCGAGTCGGTGAAGACGACGACATCGCCGTCGGCGCGGGCGCAGGCTCGGACGAGGGCGTGCTTCTTGCCCACGTTCTCGGTCAGGTGGACGACGGTGATGCCGAGTTCGGCGGCGAGACGCCGCAGGATGTCGCCCGTGCCGTCGCGGGAGGCGTCGTCGACGACGACGATCTCGACGCCCGGGAGGTCGGACCCGGCCATCGAGCGCACGCACTCCTCGATGCGGGCCTCCTCGTCCCTGACGGCGAGCAGCAGGCTGACCCGGGGCTGTTCGGGCAGCGGGGGGAAGGTGCCGCGCAGCCGCCGCGGGCAGGGCACCTGCTCGACGGCCGGGTCCCGGTAGCGGGTGTAGGCGACGTAGAACATCGCCGCGGTCGCGGCGAGCACCGCCGTCCCGTAGACGGCGGCGGGGCCGAGGCCGTCGGCGATCGCAAAGGAACGATTCGCCAGGATGACGGTGAGCGGGGTGAGGCAGAGCAGCACGACGACGCGCACGACCCCCCGCCGGGTCGACGGGTCCAGCCCGGCGAGCCACCGCCCGGCGAACCGCCGCACCGGTCCGCCGCGCGCCGGCGGCGCGGTGCCGGGGGCACGGGAGGCCGGGGGTTCCTGGGCTTCCGGGGGTTCCTGGGCGGCTGGGGGTTCCTGGGCCGGGGGTTCCTGGCCCCGGGGTTCCTGGGCGGCCGGGGCGGGGTGGAGGGCCGTCGCCGTCCGCCCGGCCGCGGCGGCGGAGGGGGCCCGGGACGCGGCGGGAGCGGTGGCCGCGGGCGGGGCGGGAGGTTCGGGTGGCGTGCCGCGGCGCCGGCCCGCCCCCGTCACCGCCGTCCGTCGGCTCATCGGACCGCTCCGGCGGGACGGCCGGCGAGGCTGTGGGTGGTGTCGAGCACCGGGCAGCCGCGGGCGAGGCCGGCCACGTCGGTGCCGTCGTGGAGGGTGTGCACCAGGACGAGGTCCCACGGCAGCGAGGCCGCCTCGGCGAGGTGGCGGCGTCCACCAGCCCGGGAGGTCACCTCCGGCACCAGGGGGTCGTGGTAGCCGACCCGGGCGCCGAGCGCGGACAGCCGGTCGATGATCTCCAGCGCGGGGCTCTCCCGCACATCCGCGACCCCCGGTTTGTACGCCACCCCGACGACGAGGATCCGTGCCCCCGCGACGGCCACCGCCCGGTCGGCGAGGGCCTCGCGCGCCCGGCGGACCACCGCCGAGGGCCGGGCGGCGATCGCGGACATCGCCGAGTCGACGAGCGGCGCCTCCCGCTGCCGGGAGCGCAGTTGCCAGAGCAGGTAGTGCGGATCGCAGGGGATGCAGTGCCCGCCGACGCCCGGCCCCGGGTAGAAGGGCATGAAGCCGTACGGCTTGGTGGCGGCGGCGTCGATGACCTGCCGGGGGTCGAGGCCGAACTCCAGGCTGGTGTCGGCGAGTTCGTTGGCCAGGGCGATGTTGACGGCGCGGAAGGTGTTCTCCCAGAGCTTGCACATCTCGGCGGTCTCCGGGTCGTCCACCCGGTGGATGCTCGGCGCGGTGCGCCGCAGCAGTTCGGCCGCGAGTTCGGTGCTGCGCCGCCCGACCCCGCCGATCACCCGGGGGGTCGACTCGGGCGCGTGGCCTTCGGTGCCGGGGTCGATGCGCTCGGGCGCGAAGGCGACGTACACGTCGGTGCCGGGGCGCAGACCCCGGGCGGCGAGCGGTTCCACCAGCAGGTCCCGGGTGGTGCCGACGTAGCTGGTCGAGGTGAGCACCAGCACCTGCCCCGCGGAGGCGTGGCGGACCACGGTG
This window contains:
- a CDS encoding glycosyltransferase family 2 protein, with protein sequence MSRRTAVTGAGRRRGTPPEPPAPPAATAPAASRAPSAAAAGRTATALHPAPAAQEPRGQEPPAQEPPAAQEPPEAQEPPASRAPGTAPPARGGPVRRFAGRWLAGLDPSTRRGVVRVVVLLCLTPLTVILANRSFAIADGLGPAAVYGTAVLAATAAMFYVAYTRYRDPAVEQVPCPRRLRGTFPPLPEQPRVSLLLAVRDEEARIEECVRSMAGSDLPGVEIVVVDDASRDGTGDILRRLAAELGITVVHLTENVGKKHALVRACARADGDVVVFTDSDCVLAPDAVRRCVTALVRNPHLGAVSGHCRALNTDASLLARIQDVWYEGQFRVAKAAESAFGSVTCVSGPLAAFRRDAVWNYLPAWAEDRFLGAPFRFATDRQLTGYVLGQAWHGKRLKERHAGSPFVTGEDYPERPWLVGYVASARVGTDVPAGVRAFLRQQVRWKKSFIRNLCFTGGFMWRRGPGAAALYYGHVLWVLLAPLMAVRHLLWAPLQGLWLLTGLYLCGVLLKGCAWGLAYKADHPGDTRWRYRPLMSLLSSTVLAWLLPYSLATVRRGVWSRGTS
- a CDS encoding nucleotide sugar dehydrogenase, whose protein sequence is MDAIVTAAEAACEDLSVPPQGTAARTGTVAVVGLGYVGLPTALALRAAGAAVTGIDISGSRLADIRRGDVDLPPEQLRSLAEALRDPEFRLTEDTGAVGRAEAVIVCVPTPVDRHRVPDLRALSAACATVVRHASAGQVLVLTSTSYVGTTRDLLVEPLAARGLRPGTDVYVAFAPERIDPGTEGHAPESTPRVIGGVGRRSTELAAELLRRTAPSIHRVDDPETAEMCKLWENTFRAVNIALANELADTSLEFGLDPRQVIDAAATKPYGFMPFYPGPGVGGHCIPCDPHYLLWQLRSRQREAPLVDSAMSAIAARPSAVVRRAREALADRAVAVAGARILVVGVAYKPGVADVRESPALEIIDRLSALGARVGYHDPLVPEVTSRAGGRRHLAEAASLPWDLVLVHTLHDGTDVAGLARGCPVLDTTHSLAGRPAGAVR